A genomic window from Candidatus Kouleothrix ribensis includes:
- a CDS encoding ATP-grasp domain-containing protein, which translates to MTQTIKRLDSELRVAPPSFRAAGPAGALLIGGDRTALGIARSLGRQGIAVWVLADGPAVATVSRYAQRTLAWPATAAEQLACLISLAEQHGLYGWALFAHSDISSALIAQHHEQLSEYYRLTTPPWEVLRWAYDKRLTYRIADDLGIGYPWTYYPDSARDLVTLERSFPLILKPAIKQGYNQFTSAKAWRADNRQELVMRYTEACALVDPELVMVQDLIPGGGEVQFSYVALCCDGQPLASALARRARQYPIDFGHASTFVETIELPAIEAPARLLLRALRYTGLVELEFKLDARDGEYKLLDFNPRAWAWHSLCRAAGVDFPFLYWQLLHGEQLPELRAQPGVRWMHLSKDLLAVWQELRRGRLRMGEYLGGFGTGLEWALFASDDPTPSLVELPLALRTAWKRRNGTWH; encoded by the coding sequence ATGACACAGACGATCAAGCGCCTGGATAGCGAGCTGCGCGTGGCTCCGCCCAGCTTCCGGGCGGCCGGGCCGGCTGGCGCGCTGTTGATCGGTGGCGACCGCACTGCGCTGGGGATCGCGCGCAGCCTGGGGCGGCAGGGCATCGCCGTGTGGGTGCTAGCCGATGGCCCGGCTGTGGCTACGGTGTCGCGCTATGCCCAGCGCACCCTGGCCTGGCCAGCGACTGCGGCTGAGCAGCTGGCATGCCTGATCAGCCTGGCCGAGCAGCACGGGCTGTATGGCTGGGCGCTGTTCGCGCATAGCGACATAAGCTCGGCGCTGATCGCGCAGCATCACGAGCAGCTGTCGGAGTATTACCGGCTGACCACGCCGCCCTGGGAGGTGCTGCGCTGGGCTTACGATAAGCGGCTGACCTACCGGATCGCCGATGACCTGGGGATCGGGTACCCGTGGACCTACTACCCAGACAGTGCGCGCGACCTGGTGACGCTCGAGCGCAGCTTCCCGCTGATCTTGAAGCCGGCGATCAAGCAGGGCTACAACCAGTTCACCAGCGCCAAGGCCTGGCGGGCCGACAATCGCCAGGAGCTGGTGATGCGCTACACCGAGGCGTGTGCGCTGGTCGATCCCGAGCTGGTGATGGTGCAGGATCTCATCCCCGGCGGCGGCGAGGTGCAGTTTTCGTATGTGGCGCTATGCTGCGACGGCCAGCCGCTGGCCAGCGCGCTGGCGCGCCGGGCGCGCCAGTACCCGATCGATTTTGGCCACGCGAGCACATTTGTCGAGACGATCGAGCTGCCGGCGATCGAGGCGCCTGCGCGCCTGCTGCTGCGCGCGCTGCGCTACACCGGGCTGGTCGAGCTCGAGTTCAAGCTCGATGCGCGCGATGGCGAGTATAAGCTGCTCGACTTCAACCCGCGCGCCTGGGCCTGGCATTCGCTATGCCGGGCGGCTGGTGTCGATTTCCCGTTCCTGTACTGGCAGCTGTTGCACGGCGAGCAGCTGCCCGAGCTGCGCGCCCAGCCGGGGGTACGCTGGATGCACCTGTCGAAGGATCTGCTGGCGGTGTGGCAAGAGCTGCGGCGCGGCCGGCTGCGCATGGGTGAGTACCTGGGCGGCTTTGGTACCGGGCTTGAATGGGCGCTGTTCGCGTCCGATGACCCTACGCCTTCGCTGGTTGAGCTGCCGCTGGCGCTGCGAACAGCCTGGAAGCGGCGTAATGGCACCTGGCACTAA
- a CDS encoding sugar transferase, whose amino-acid sequence MAITNNELRDTGVGLAGLRRTQRRLSLDFSDRRVILVVLDVVCLLAALVLTLNTRSDLDRATDNSLRLLLWVTTLLATWAVCSSALRCYDLVQAARMRHVLGNVGGAVLLTSTIYLITPYLTPALPASRTGLLLFPLLSLVFVSAWRMIYCRVLAGPGFQQRVLIIGAGDAGRLMAQTIASMNGGPSVERRVSCSIIGFVDDSPMLQGVFVERVPVLGTCNDLIYLVDRLHPDEIIIADSHAQMLDNRLFEAVLACREIGIPISTMAQRYEDLTNRLAVEHIGRAVSAALPSGQYGAHRLYLLAQRCVDILVSLVGCLVLALVIPLVWVSNRLTSPGPLFYRQPRVGRGGQTFGLIKFRSMIVDAEKYTGVVWASENDPRITPAGRWLRKSRLDEIPQFWNILLGEMSLVGPRPERPQFVSQLAAQIPFYRLRHAVRPGLTGWAQICYAYGASVEDALIKLQYDLYYIKYQSLRLDLFIMYKTIAVVIGLKGR is encoded by the coding sequence ATGGCGATTACCAACAACGAGCTGCGCGACACTGGTGTTGGCCTGGCCGGGCTGCGGCGCACCCAGCGCCGGCTCTCGCTCGATTTCTCCGATCGGCGGGTGATCCTGGTTGTGCTCGATGTCGTGTGCCTGCTTGCGGCGCTGGTACTGACGCTCAACACGCGCAGCGACCTCGACCGCGCGACCGACAACAGCCTGCGCCTGCTGCTGTGGGTCACCACACTACTGGCGACATGGGCGGTCTGCTCGAGCGCGCTGCGCTGCTACGACCTGGTTCAGGCGGCACGCATGCGCCATGTGCTGGGCAATGTGGGCGGCGCAGTGCTGTTGACATCGACAATCTACCTGATTACGCCATACCTGACGCCGGCGTTGCCGGCCTCGCGCACGGGGCTGCTGCTGTTTCCTCTACTTAGCCTGGTGTTTGTGTCGGCCTGGCGCATGATCTACTGCCGCGTGCTGGCCGGCCCCGGCTTTCAGCAGCGCGTGCTGATCATCGGTGCGGGCGATGCGGGCCGGCTGATGGCCCAGACGATCGCCAGCATGAATGGCGGCCCAAGCGTCGAGCGCCGCGTCAGCTGCTCGATCATCGGCTTCGTTGACGATAGCCCGATGCTGCAGGGTGTGTTTGTCGAGCGTGTGCCGGTGCTAGGCACCTGCAACGACCTGATCTACCTGGTCGATCGGCTGCACCCCGACGAGATCATTATCGCCGACTCGCATGCGCAGATGCTCGACAATCGCCTGTTCGAGGCCGTGCTGGCCTGCCGTGAGATCGGCATCCCGATCAGCACCATGGCCCAGCGCTACGAAGATCTGACCAACCGGCTGGCAGTGGAGCATATTGGCCGGGCGGTGAGTGCCGCGCTGCCATCGGGCCAGTATGGGGCGCATCGCCTGTACCTACTGGCCCAGCGCTGCGTCGACATTCTAGTGAGCCTGGTGGGCTGCCTGGTGCTGGCGCTGGTGATCCCGCTGGTATGGGTCAGCAACCGCCTGACCTCGCCAGGGCCACTGTTCTACCGGCAGCCGCGGGTTGGCCGTGGTGGCCAGACATTCGGCCTGATCAAATTTCGCTCGATGATCGTCGATGCCGAGAAATACACTGGCGTAGTGTGGGCCAGCGAGAACGACCCGCGCATCACGCCGGCCGGTCGCTGGCTGCGCAAGTCGCGGCTCGACGAGATCCCGCAGTTCTGGAACATCTTGCTCGGCGAGATGAGCCTGGTCGGGCCGCGGCCCGAGCGCCCGCAGTTTGTAAGCCAGCTGGCCGCGCAGATCCCGTTTTACCGGCTGCGCCACGCGGTGCGGCCGGGCCTGACCGGCTGGGCGCAGATCTGCTACGCCTATGGCGCGAGCGTGGAAGACGCGCTGATTAAACTCCAGTACGACCTGTACTATATCAAGTACCAGAGCCTGCGGCTCGACCTGTTCATTATGTATAAGACGATCGCGGTAGTGATAGGCCTGAAGGGGCGCTAG
- a CDS encoding peptide ABC transporter substrate-binding protein: MARRIRWQILIAVASSILVLGLMGYLALTSAAVSRPLAGGGFAEGLPAVPQQLNPLLSDPARDPAAEDVRALLFDGLMRIGTDGLPELALAQSVVNDDAGQVYTFTLRTDVAWHDGRPLVAADVLFTLRAIQNRAFAGDPAISAVWRDVLIDQTGDRVIRCTLAAPFAPFLSLATFPILPAHLLANLPPEQWAAAPFNQRPIGTGPYQLTTIDSAHALLSANPRYYALKDNPNQTRAFIDTLELRFYPNAQAARSALLRGEIQGLGVSGGSDSAQPNLPREMVRHAIPLDSAVVLGFNLRAEPLSDQALRRALAAGLDKDLLIKQTLDGQATRLDTPILPGWWAAVEDPQWYPANQARAAEALSALGYTPGADGTRVRAGRPLALALLTLDDPDRLAVANEIARQWGQLGVRLEIQAADAETLRRRLAAHDFTLVLYGLQRLGADPDVYELWHSSKADDGSNYAGLRDDQIDELLANARRERDIALRASSYEAFQRRWVDLVPSIMLYQPLLIYTATNQLDGLDLDQRSGPADLATSRLVLGHAGHFRNVTRWFIRSAREIQGELR, translated from the coding sequence GTGGCTCGACGCATCCGCTGGCAGATCCTGATCGCGGTCGCCAGCTCGATCCTAGTGCTTGGGCTGATGGGCTACCTGGCCCTGACCAGCGCGGCGGTGTCGCGCCCACTGGCCGGCGGCGGTTTCGCCGAGGGCCTGCCGGCGGTGCCACAGCAGCTCAACCCACTGCTCAGCGACCCTGCGCGCGACCCGGCGGCCGAAGATGTGCGCGCGCTGCTGTTCGACGGCCTGATGCGGATCGGCACTGATGGCCTGCCCGAGCTGGCGCTGGCGCAGTCGGTGGTCAACGATGATGCCGGCCAGGTGTACACCTTCACGCTACGCACCGATGTGGCCTGGCACGACGGTAGGCCGCTGGTTGCTGCCGATGTGCTGTTTACACTGCGCGCGATCCAGAATCGCGCCTTCGCCGGCGATCCGGCCATTAGCGCAGTCTGGCGCGATGTGCTGATCGATCAGACCGGCGACCGGGTGATCCGCTGCACGCTGGCCGCGCCATTCGCGCCGTTCCTCAGCCTGGCGACGTTCCCCATCCTGCCGGCGCACCTGCTGGCGAACCTGCCCCCCGAGCAGTGGGCGGCGGCGCCGTTCAACCAGCGGCCGATCGGTACCGGCCCATACCAGCTTACCACGATCGACTCGGCGCACGCGCTGCTGAGCGCCAACCCGCGCTACTATGCCCTCAAGGATAACCCTAATCAGACGCGCGCATTTATCGACACGCTCGAGCTGCGCTTCTACCCAAACGCCCAGGCCGCGCGTAGCGCGCTACTGCGCGGGGAGATCCAGGGCCTGGGTGTGAGCGGCGGCAGCGATAGCGCGCAGCCGAACCTGCCGCGCGAGATGGTGCGCCACGCCATCCCGCTCGATAGCGCGGTGGTGCTGGGCTTCAATTTGCGCGCCGAGCCGCTGAGCGATCAGGCGCTGCGCCGCGCGCTGGCTGCGGGGCTCGATAAAGACCTGCTGATCAAACAGACGCTCGATGGCCAGGCCACGCGGCTCGATACGCCGATCTTGCCGGGCTGGTGGGCTGCGGTGGAAGACCCGCAGTGGTACCCGGCCAACCAGGCGCGGGCGGCCGAGGCGCTCAGCGCGCTTGGCTACACACCCGGCGCCGATGGCACGCGCGTGCGCGCCGGCCGGCCGCTGGCACTTGCGCTGCTCACACTCGACGACCCCGACCGGCTGGCGGTTGCGAATGAGATCGCCCGGCAGTGGGGCCAGCTTGGCGTGCGGCTCGAGATCCAGGCGGCCGATGCCGAAACCCTGCGCCGGCGCCTGGCAGCGCACGACTTCACACTCGTGCTGTATGGCTTGCAGCGGCTTGGCGCCGACCCAGACGTGTACGAGCTGTGGCACTCGTCGAAGGCCGATGATGGCAGCAACTACGCCGGGCTGCGCGACGACCAGATCGACGAGCTGCTGGCCAACGCGCGCCGCGAGCGCGATATCGCCCTGCGCGCGTCCTCGTACGAAGCCTTCCAGCGCCGCTGGGTCGACCTGGTGCCGAGCATCATGCTGTACCAGCCGCTGTTGATCTACACCGCCACCAACCAGCTCGACGGCCTTGACCTCGACCAGCGCAGCGGCCCGGCCGACCTGGCGACGAGCCGGCTGGTGCTAGGCCATGCCGGCCACTTCAGGAATGTCACGCGCTGGTTCATTCGCAGCGCGCGTGAGATCCAGGGTGAGCTGCGCTAA
- the secG gene encoding preprotein translocase subunit SecG, producing METALYIALIIISITLIGLVILQGRTAGLQSRDTSSIYRTKRGLEKTLHQATIVLAVVFLVLALITSLPIFGTPSAAPTGLAGWLGLL from the coding sequence TTGGAAACCGCGCTATACATTGCACTGATTATTATCAGCATCACGCTGATCGGCCTGGTGATTCTGCAAGGCCGCACCGCCGGGCTACAGAGCCGCGACACCAGCTCGATCTACCGCACCAAGCGCGGGCTCGAGAAGACACTGCACCAGGCCACGATCGTGCTGGCGGTGGTGTTTCTGGTGCTGGCGCTGATCACAAGCCTGCCGATCTTTGGCACCCCCAGCGCAGCGCCCACGGGCCTGGCCGGCTGGTTGGGCCTGCTCTAG
- a CDS encoding sensor domain-containing diguanylate cyclase: protein MKQRHAAFKGAPRRTPVAQTWCDGLQQLLLAETEQAALDLLVAICSELALAPAAGVAKGRGVYYHSVHSRGRSQAGAQLLEQAIDAIEPQPRLEPTPVCLPLFHLGDLIAVVCLGSKVRPAVRRAMLATLRVAFAQTIDRLRRSAEAQLLARLSASLSASRDPSDMVQQVLSFTTAAFGGTTGRVFLFDERAGDLKSLNDGENLESPASIHVGLDGTLAGQVVQQGQGVIGELEPADVLAFPEPAHVLPGMQGLCVPLAYAGRVFGAMMLVGRQSSPRFSTDDMRLLATIGGMMAALIANARLYVRAVRDALTGAYNRGAFDSALEQSWQRASELQIGFTLILLDFDNFKQVNDRFGHTIGDQVLQMATRILWEALRTDDVIFRYGGEEFCVLLAGVAEPPTALGIAERLRAALDCSLVVNELVRVPISASLGVAIHPLHGALKARELLDLADDAAYQAKISGKNRVVLAPLPAPPA from the coding sequence GTGAAACAGCGGCATGCTGCCTTCAAAGGTGCGCCCAGGCGCACTCCGGTCGCTCAGACCTGGTGCGACGGGCTGCAACAATTGCTCTTAGCCGAGACAGAGCAGGCGGCGCTTGATCTGCTGGTCGCGATTTGTTCCGAGCTGGCGCTGGCGCCGGCGGCCGGCGTCGCAAAAGGCCGCGGGGTCTATTACCACAGCGTTCACAGCCGCGGCCGCAGCCAAGCCGGTGCGCAGCTGCTCGAGCAAGCCATCGACGCAATTGAGCCACAGCCCCGGCTTGAACCCACGCCGGTGTGCCTGCCACTCTTCCACCTCGGCGACCTGATCGCTGTCGTCTGCCTGGGCAGCAAGGTGCGGCCGGCAGTACGGCGGGCCATGCTCGCAACCCTGCGAGTCGCATTTGCACAGACGATCGATCGGCTGCGGCGCTCGGCCGAGGCGCAGCTGCTGGCCAGGCTGAGCGCCAGCCTCAGCGCCAGCCGCGATCCGTCCGATATGGTGCAGCAGGTGCTGAGCTTTACGACGGCGGCATTTGGCGGCACGACCGGGCGGGTCTTTTTGTTCGATGAGCGTGCCGGCGACCTCAAATCGCTCAACGACGGCGAGAACCTGGAATCGCCTGCGTCGATCCATGTGGGGCTGGATGGTACACTCGCCGGCCAGGTGGTGCAGCAGGGCCAGGGCGTGATCGGCGAACTCGAGCCGGCCGACGTGCTGGCGTTCCCCGAGCCGGCGCATGTGCTGCCAGGTATGCAGGGATTGTGCGTGCCGCTGGCCTACGCCGGGCGCGTGTTTGGCGCAATGATGCTGGTGGGGCGGCAATCTAGCCCGCGCTTCAGCACCGACGACATGCGCTTGCTCGCGACGATCGGCGGCATGATGGCCGCGCTGATCGCCAACGCCCGCCTGTATGTGCGTGCCGTGCGCGACGCACTGACCGGCGCGTATAACCGCGGCGCATTCGACAGCGCGCTCGAGCAGAGCTGGCAGCGTGCAAGTGAGCTGCAGATTGGCTTCACGCTGATCTTGCTCGACTTCGACAACTTCAAGCAGGTGAATGATCGGTTTGGCCACACGATCGGCGATCAAGTGCTGCAAATGGCCACGCGCATCCTGTGGGAGGCGCTGCGCACCGACGACGTGATCTTTCGCTACGGCGGCGAAGAGTTTTGCGTGCTGCTTGCGGGGGTGGCCGAGCCGCCGACTGCGCTGGGGATCGCCGAGCGCCTGCGCGCCGCGCTCGACTGCTCGCTGGTGGTGAATGAGCTGGTGCGGGTGCCGATCTCGGCCAGCCTGGGTGTGGCTATTCACCCGCTGCACGGCGCCCTGAAAGCGCGTGAGCTGCTCGACCTGGCCGACGACGCGGCCTACCAGGCCAAGATCAGCGGCAAGAACCGGGTGGTGCTAGCGCCCCTGCCCGCGCCGCCAGCGTGA
- a CDS encoding 2-oxoacid:ferredoxin oxidoreductase subunit beta, protein MTTETKPTNGRPANINLVGLSQSEYRGGDSTLCQGCGHNSITSQIIAAAFELSLQPSQIIKMSGIGCSSKTPAYFLNRSHGFNTLHGRMPSVTTGAVLANRTMLAIGVSGDGDTGSIGIGQFKHMVRRNVPMVYIVENNGVYGLTKGQFSATADLGQQLKYAGTNVLPPIDVCIEALVADCGFVARSFAGDAKQVRELLKAAMSFHGTAVLDIISPCVTFNNHHDSTKSYDYGKEHEERIQDITFIPRFNEVQVEYDEGEEQIVQMHDGPAIKLKKLDREYDPTDKWRALQLLEAARAKQEFVTGLVYINERRQTLPDVIGMVDTPLAALPESKLRPSREAFARVLGTL, encoded by the coding sequence ATGACTACGGAAACCAAGCCAACCAACGGCCGGCCGGCCAACATCAACCTGGTCGGCCTGTCTCAATCGGAGTATCGCGGCGGCGACTCGACTCTGTGCCAGGGCTGTGGGCACAACTCGATCACCAGCCAGATCATTGCTGCGGCCTTCGAGTTATCGCTCCAGCCCAGCCAGATCATCAAGATGAGCGGGATTGGCTGCTCGTCGAAGACACCGGCCTACTTTCTCAATCGCTCGCATGGCTTCAACACCCTGCACGGGCGTATGCCCTCGGTCACTACCGGCGCGGTGCTGGCCAACCGCACCATGCTGGCGATTGGCGTCAGCGGCGATGGCGACACCGGCAGCATCGGCATCGGCCAGTTCAAGCATATGGTGCGCCGGAATGTGCCTATGGTCTATATCGTCGAGAACAACGGCGTGTATGGCCTGACCAAAGGCCAGTTCTCGGCGACGGCCGACCTGGGCCAGCAGCTCAAGTATGCCGGCACGAACGTCTTGCCGCCGATCGATGTGTGCATCGAGGCGCTGGTGGCCGACTGCGGCTTCGTGGCGCGCTCGTTCGCCGGCGATGCCAAGCAGGTGCGCGAGCTGCTCAAGGCGGCCATGAGCTTCCATGGCACGGCGGTGCTCGATATTATCAGCCCGTGTGTGACATTCAACAATCACCACGACTCGACCAAGAGCTACGACTACGGCAAGGAGCACGAGGAGCGCATTCAGGATATCACCTTCATCCCGCGCTTCAACGAGGTGCAGGTCGAGTACGACGAGGGCGAGGAGCAGATCGTCCAGATGCACGACGGCCCGGCGATCAAGCTTAAGAAGCTGGACCGCGAGTACGACCCGACCGACAAGTGGCGCGCACTGCAACTGCTCGAGGCGGCCCGCGCAAAGCAGGAGTTCGTCACTGGCCTGGTGTATATCAACGAGCGGCGCCAGACGCTGCCCGACGTGATTGGGATGGTCGACACGCCCCTCGCCGCGCTGCCCGAGTCGAAGCTACGCCCTTCGCGCGAGGCATTCGCCAGGGTGCTTGGCACACTCTAG